The following are encoded together in the Bradyrhizobium sp. CCGUVB1N3 genome:
- a CDS encoding helix-turn-helix domain-containing protein, with product MGTHLLVDSRRLDGFEGLHQAVHGTHVDVMQLGRGRLRGTLSHVGIGDFSLSIGSFNVGMRTQRISSDDKLIVGMLLTAEDRVNHWSFDMRPTDVLVMPPLVEHDGIFHGASAYAAMRLDLDEVASIFGGEPRLADPESWRHKNHFRADLDVGHVAASRLSRIVLQLGTHDGALSASSAEFWKRSIAECMGITVLSSLPPDGNARLPSARRIIRKVEDFLDEAGTRPVHISEICVALAVPRRSLHRAFNEVFGVGPVTFLRHKRLCAIHSILRESIPGSTTVATVAMQQGFYELGRFSHYYRAMFGEYPSQTLGVPVGELIDRQL from the coding sequence ATGGGGACACATCTACTGGTTGATTCGCGAAGGCTCGACGGTTTCGAAGGGCTGCATCAGGCCGTCCACGGGACCCATGTCGACGTGATGCAGCTCGGGCGCGGCAGGCTCCGCGGCACCTTGTCTCATGTGGGCATTGGCGACTTTTCGCTCAGCATCGGCTCCTTCAACGTCGGCATGCGGACGCAGCGGATCTCCAGCGACGACAAGCTGATCGTCGGCATGCTGCTGACGGCCGAAGACCGGGTCAATCACTGGTCGTTCGATATGCGGCCGACCGACGTGCTGGTCATGCCGCCGCTGGTCGAGCATGACGGCATTTTCCACGGCGCCTCCGCTTATGCGGCGATGCGGCTCGACCTCGATGAGGTCGCCTCGATCTTCGGCGGCGAGCCGCGGCTTGCCGATCCCGAAAGCTGGCGCCACAAGAACCACTTTCGCGCCGATCTCGACGTCGGCCACGTCGCCGCGTCCCGGCTGAGCCGGATCGTGCTCCAGCTCGGCACGCATGACGGCGCCCTCTCTGCATCATCCGCCGAGTTCTGGAAGCGATCAATCGCCGAATGCATGGGGATAACTGTCCTGTCCTCATTGCCGCCGGACGGAAACGCACGCTTGCCGTCGGCGCGACGGATCATCCGAAAGGTCGAGGATTTTCTGGACGAAGCCGGGACCCGTCCGGTCCATATCTCTGAGATTTGCGTCGCGCTTGCTGTGCCGCGTCGCTCGCTGCATCGCGCCTTCAACGAAGTGTTCGGCGTCGGTCCGGTGACCTTCCTGCGCCACAAGCGCCTGTGCGCCATCCACTCGATCCTGCGCGAAAGCATTCCCGGCTCGACGACGGTGGCAACCGTCGCAATGCAGCAGGGCTTCTACGAGCTCGGACGGTTCTCGCACTACTACCGCGCGATGTTCGGCGAGTATCCGTCGCAGACGCTGGGCGTGCCGGTCGGCGAACTCATCGATCGGCAGCTTTGA
- a CDS encoding adenylate/guanylate cyclase domain-containing protein, with protein sequence MRGIGRRDIVAAVLIALLVGAVFTSPPLNRLQGLSLDILTALRATLFSDRRDAAASPVVVIAIDDETYDTPPFKGSPTLTWTREVGRLIGAVVDGGAKVIGFDVIFPSSIEQSEIPFGDAPLGARMKGFDRDFLIALRKASDAGKLVLGAIVSNNRPDFPDRAQQLAVRGNIRALNVNTDPDDVIRRMPLSFSIDGKQVPTMAVELAARALGARPELAPDGSTALAGYAIPSAEPNTLTLNFRGVGHNVPKFSFADLRACVEKGDGEFFHRAFDGKVVILGSVVNVDDRKLTSLRLAGGYDGTPAPRCALPAPSRPAPVARSDIAGVFVHATVVRNLMERDAVSELGFPMRTILTIAIAGIIAFASCLLSPGRAMLAYLAIMAVYTACAVSLFVRAQALPLTEPALAGLAAGAVMIGYRFVIADRDERFLRRSFALYLAPQVIEGMVASGKMPALGGEMRNVTVFFSDLAGFSSIAEKMTPGELVALMNEYLSAMTEVIESHGGYVDKYIGDSIVAVFGAPVADPDHACNAVRAALACNTRLDELNRSHAAFESLAHRIGLNTGEAVVGNIGSRRRFNYTVMSDTVNVASRLEGANKYFATSIVASEMTVAQTADGFVWRELDAIRVKGRDEAIRVYEPLAAQGAETAEQAKTATGYAEGLAYWRAREFARAAACFDHLAATDAPSTLFAKRAKELAANPPSPDWTPVNTLEGK encoded by the coding sequence ATGCGAGGGATCGGCAGGCGGGACATCGTTGCGGCGGTCTTGATCGCGCTGCTCGTCGGCGCCGTCTTCACCTCGCCGCCTCTCAACAGGTTGCAAGGCCTTTCGCTCGACATCTTGACGGCGCTGCGCGCGACGCTTTTCAGCGATCGTCGCGATGCCGCCGCCTCACCCGTCGTCGTCATCGCGATCGACGACGAAACCTATGACACGCCCCCGTTCAAGGGGTCGCCGACGCTGACCTGGACGCGTGAAGTCGGACGCCTGATCGGCGCCGTGGTCGACGGCGGGGCCAAGGTGATCGGCTTCGACGTGATCTTTCCGAGCTCGATCGAGCAGTCGGAGATTCCCTTCGGCGACGCGCCACTCGGCGCTCGCATGAAGGGTTTCGACCGGGACTTCCTGATCGCCTTGCGCAAAGCGTCCGATGCCGGCAAGCTCGTGCTTGGCGCGATCGTGAGCAACAACCGTCCCGACTTTCCCGACCGCGCGCAGCAATTGGCGGTGAGGGGCAATATCCGCGCGCTCAACGTCAACACCGACCCCGACGACGTCATCCGGCGAATGCCGCTGAGCTTTTCGATCGACGGCAAACAGGTCCCCACGATGGCCGTCGAGCTCGCCGCGCGCGCCCTCGGCGCAAGGCCAGAGCTTGCGCCGGACGGCAGCACGGCGCTCGCCGGCTATGCGATCCCTAGCGCCGAGCCGAACACGCTGACGCTCAATTTCCGCGGCGTCGGCCACAATGTTCCGAAGTTTTCTTTTGCGGATTTGCGCGCCTGCGTGGAGAAAGGCGACGGCGAGTTCTTCCACCGCGCCTTCGATGGCAAGGTCGTCATTCTCGGCAGCGTGGTCAACGTCGACGACCGCAAGCTGACCTCGCTACGTCTTGCCGGTGGATATGACGGGACGCCCGCGCCGCGCTGTGCGCTGCCCGCCCCTTCACGGCCGGCGCCTGTGGCGCGCAGCGACATCGCCGGCGTATTCGTGCATGCGACCGTCGTGCGCAACCTGATGGAACGCGATGCGGTGAGCGAGCTCGGCTTCCCCATGCGGACGATTCTCACGATCGCCATCGCGGGAATCATCGCATTCGCTTCCTGCCTGCTTTCGCCAGGCCGCGCGATGCTCGCCTACCTTGCGATCATGGCCGTCTACACCGCTTGCGCGGTAAGCCTGTTCGTTCGCGCACAGGCCTTGCCGTTGACCGAGCCGGCGCTCGCAGGGCTTGCGGCCGGCGCCGTGATGATCGGCTACCGTTTCGTCATCGCCGATCGCGATGAACGCTTCCTGCGCAGGAGCTTTGCGCTCTACCTCGCCCCGCAGGTGATCGAGGGCATGGTGGCTTCCGGCAAGATGCCGGCGCTCGGCGGCGAGATGCGCAACGTCACCGTGTTCTTCTCGGACCTCGCCGGTTTCTCCTCGATCGCCGAAAAGATGACGCCCGGCGAGCTGGTCGCCCTCATGAACGAGTATCTCTCCGCCATGACCGAGGTCATCGAAAGCCATGGCGGCTACGTCGACAAATATATCGGCGATTCCATCGTGGCCGTGTTCGGCGCCCCGGTCGCCGATCCCGACCACGCCTGCAATGCCGTCCGTGCCGCGCTTGCCTGCAACACGCGGCTCGACGAGCTCAACCGCAGCCATGCCGCCTTCGAAAGCCTGGCGCACCGCATCGGCCTCAACACTGGCGAGGCCGTGGTCGGCAATATCGGCTCGCGCCGCCGCTTCAACTACACCGTCATGAGCGATACCGTGAACGTCGCCTCGCGCCTCGAAGGCGCCAACAAGTACTTTGCGACCTCGATCGTGGCCTCCGAAATGACGGTCGCGCAAACCGCCGACGGCTTCGTCTGGCGCGAGCTCGACGCCATCCGTGTCAAGGGCCGCGACGAGGCGATCAGGGTCTATGAGCCGCTAGCCGCACAAGGCGCGGAAACGGCGGAGCAAGCGAAGACGGCGACGGGCTATGCCGAGGGGCTTGCGTATTGGCGGGCGCGCGAATTCGCTAGGGCCGCAGCTTGCTTCGACCACCTCGCTGCGACCGATGCCCCGTCAACATTGTTTGCAAAGCGCGCCAAGGAACTCGCCGCCAACCCGCCTTCGCCGGACTGGACGCCGGTCAACACTCTGGAAGGAAAATAG
- a CDS encoding GYD domain-containing protein codes for MATFILTINWTDQGIRNVKDAPKRSEAAKALARKVGVEIKEVYLTSGTHDILVVAEAPLGDHITKFALALGSLGNVRTSTSRAWTEAEWAKLISELP; via the coding sequence ATGGCGACATTCATACTGACGATCAACTGGACCGACCAGGGAATTCGGAATGTCAAGGATGCCCCCAAGCGCAGCGAAGCAGCGAAGGCGCTTGCCAGGAAAGTCGGTGTCGAGATCAAGGAGGTCTATCTCACCTCCGGCACGCATGACATTCTGGTTGTCGCCGAAGCACCGCTCGGTGACCACATCACAAAATTCGCGCTTGCGCTCGGCTCCCTCGGCAATGTGCGCACCAGCACCTCACGCGCCTGGACAGAGGCCGAGTGGGCCAAGCTGATATCTGAGCTGCCGTAA
- a CDS encoding Mth938-like domain-containing protein has protein sequence MEIEGTTFGTITIDGKTYEHDVIIRLSGEVAKRKKKLSKKYYGTSHVLSKDEAKFVFEDGCEQLILGTGQMGNVHLSPEAEAFFARKGCAVLLEPTPKAIRTFNHSHARKIGLFHITC, from the coding sequence ATGGAAATCGAAGGCACGACGTTCGGCACGATCACGATTGACGGCAAGACCTATGAACACGACGTGATCATTCGTCTGTCAGGCGAAGTGGCAAAGCGGAAGAAAAAGCTGTCGAAGAAGTACTACGGCACCTCGCACGTCCTTTCGAAGGACGAGGCGAAGTTCGTCTTTGAAGACGGATGCGAGCAGCTCATTCTTGGGACGGGCCAGATGGGCAATGTGCATCTATCGCCGGAAGCGGAGGCGTTCTTTGCGAGAAAGGGTTGTGCAGTCCTGCTCGAGCCGACCCCCAAGGCAATTCGTACGTTCAACCACTCGCATGCCAGGAAGATTGGACTTTTTCACATAACCTGCTGA
- the pobA gene encoding 4-hydroxybenzoate 3-monooxygenase: MKVQVCIIGGGPSGLLLSQLLHLKGIDTVVLEKYSREHVLARIRAGVLEHGFAKLMREAQCGERMDREGEIHKGFEIAHDGVLSYIDLHKHSGGNSVLVYGQTELTRDLYEARDRLGGTVVHNAEDVTPHDPKSDKPFVTYRADGQTIRVDCDYIVGADGFHGVSRKSIPRDVLREYEKVYPFGWLGVLSRTKPVSPELIYVKHERGFALCSLRSQVLSRYYIQVPLTDRVEDWPDEAFWAELKRRLPDEVAAHLITGPSIEKSIAPLRSFVAEPMSYGRLFLAGDAAHIVPPTGARGLNSAASDIYYLYHAMLAHYQKGDDSGLEGYSAKALARIWKAQRFSWWMTMMLHRFPDRIDYEDRLQQTELEYLFSSETAQRLLAENYVGLPF; the protein is encoded by the coding sequence ATGAAGGTTCAGGTCTGCATCATCGGCGGCGGCCCGTCGGGGCTGCTGTTGTCCCAACTCCTGCACCTGAAGGGCATCGACACGGTCGTGCTGGAGAAATACAGCCGCGAGCACGTGCTCGCCCGCATCCGCGCCGGCGTGCTGGAGCACGGCTTTGCCAAGCTGATGCGCGAGGCGCAGTGCGGCGAGCGGATGGATCGTGAAGGCGAGATCCACAAGGGGTTCGAGATCGCCCATGACGGCGTGCTCTCGTATATCGACCTCCACAAACATTCCGGGGGCAATTCGGTGTTGGTCTACGGCCAGACCGAGCTGACGCGCGATCTCTACGAGGCGCGCGACCGTCTCGGCGGCACGGTCGTGCACAATGCCGAGGACGTCACGCCGCACGATCCGAAGTCGGACAAGCCGTTCGTGACCTACCGTGCGGACGGGCAGACCATCCGCGTCGACTGTGACTACATCGTCGGCGCCGACGGCTTCCACGGCGTCAGCCGCAAGTCGATCCCGAGGGACGTCTTGCGCGAATACGAGAAGGTCTACCCGTTCGGCTGGCTCGGCGTCCTGTCACGCACCAAGCCGGTCTCGCCGGAATTGATCTATGTGAAGCACGAGCGCGGCTTTGCACTCTGCTCGCTGCGCTCGCAGGTGCTCAGCCGCTACTACATCCAGGTGCCGCTGACCGACAGGGTGGAGGACTGGCCGGACGAGGCGTTCTGGGCCGAGCTCAAGCGCCGTTTGCCGGACGAGGTCGCCGCGCACCTGATCACCGGACCATCGATCGAGAAGAGCATCGCGCCCCTGCGCAGCTTCGTTGCCGAGCCGATGAGCTATGGTCGGCTGTTCCTCGCGGGCGATGCTGCCCACATCGTGCCGCCGACCGGCGCACGCGGGCTCAACAGCGCAGCCTCCGACATCTACTATCTCTATCACGCGATGCTCGCCCATTATCAGAAGGGCGACGATTCCGGGCTTGAGGGCTATTCGGCCAAGGCGCTGGCGCGGATCTGGAAGGCGCAACGCTTCTCCTGGTGGATGACGATGATGCTGCATCGTTTCCCCGACCGGATCGACTACGAGGACAGGCTGCAGCAGACCGAGCTGGAATATTTGTTCTCCTCCGAGACGGCGCAGCGCCTGCTCGCGGAGAATTACGTCGGGCTGCCGTTTTAG
- a CDS encoding helix-turn-helix domain-containing protein, whose translation MEGSAFILYNSNMPPAPSTSAIKVYNLFGESGDLPDVVHCETIASRSVLHDWTLAVHRHARLHQVLLIERGGGEATLDGRVVSLKPMQIVNVPVGHVHGFRFVPDTQGWVLTIAAEILDEALLASEGLRTALSQSAVVRGTPQIRTTMKQIFAEHAGRNFGRAHVLRALSAAAIGLVARELAGRSSGTGSADSDLFRRFEALLEAHHLERWSVADYAKALSVTPTHLNRITRTATGDTASHLILNRLIREARRNLVYTNLPVSTIAYALGFEDPAYFSRVYAAATGLSPRAFRAQLHGDE comes from the coding sequence ATGGAGGGATCGGCCTTTATCTTGTACAATTCGAACATGCCCCCTGCCCCCTCGACATCGGCCATCAAGGTCTACAATTTGTTCGGCGAATCCGGCGATCTGCCCGACGTCGTGCATTGCGAGACCATCGCCTCCCGCTCTGTGCTGCATGATTGGACGTTGGCCGTGCACCGCCACGCGCGGCTGCACCAGGTGCTGCTGATCGAGCGCGGCGGCGGCGAGGCGACACTCGACGGGCGCGTGGTGTCGCTGAAGCCGATGCAGATCGTCAACGTGCCGGTCGGCCACGTCCACGGCTTCCGCTTCGTGCCTGACACTCAAGGCTGGGTGCTGACGATCGCAGCCGAAATTCTCGACGAGGCGCTGCTCGCCTCGGAAGGCCTGCGCACCGCGCTGTCGCAATCGGCCGTGGTGCGCGGCACGCCGCAGATTCGCACCACCATGAAGCAGATCTTTGCCGAGCACGCAGGCCGCAACTTCGGCCGCGCGCATGTGCTGCGCGCGCTGTCGGCGGCGGCGATTGGCCTCGTGGCACGCGAACTCGCCGGCAGGAGCAGCGGCACCGGCTCGGCGGATTCCGACTTGTTCCGCCGCTTCGAGGCGCTACTGGAAGCGCACCATCTCGAACGCTGGAGCGTTGCCGACTATGCCAAGGCGCTGTCGGTGACGCCGACCCATCTCAACCGGATCACACGCACCGCTACTGGAGATACCGCTTCGCATCTGATCCTCAACCGGCTGATCCGCGAGGCTCGGCGCAACCTCGTCTACACCAACCTGCCGGTGTCGACGATCGCCTACGCGCTCGGCTTCGAGGATCCCGCCTATTTCAGCCGGGTCTACGCCGCCGCGACCGGACTTTCGCCGCGCGCTTTTCGCGCGCAGCTACATGGCGATGAATGA
- the pcaG gene encoding protocatechuate 3,4-dioxygenase subunit alpha, which translates to MAQPLNYLKETASQTAGPYVHIGLIPGMAGFDIFEKNFSNVLVTPNTKGERITLEGRVLDGSGTPLRDVLLEIWQANAAGRYNHPADRSAGALDEDFRGWGRAGSDFDSGRITFETIKPGAITDKAGRKCAPHVNVWIVARGINIGLNTRLYFSDEEAANAADPVLNLIEQPVRRSTLIAERSERAGKVVYSFTINLQGPEETVFFDV; encoded by the coding sequence ATGGCGCAGCCGCTCAACTACCTCAAGGAAACTGCCTCCCAGACCGCCGGGCCCTACGTCCATATCGGACTGATCCCGGGCATGGCCGGCTTCGACATCTTCGAGAAGAACTTCTCCAACGTGCTCGTTACGCCGAACACCAAAGGCGAGCGCATTACGCTGGAGGGCCGCGTGCTCGACGGCAGCGGCACGCCGCTGCGCGACGTGCTGCTGGAGATCTGGCAGGCCAATGCTGCCGGCCGCTACAACCATCCGGCCGACCGCTCGGCCGGCGCACTGGACGAGGACTTTCGCGGCTGGGGTCGCGCGGGTTCGGATTTCGACAGCGGGCGGATCACCTTCGAGACGATCAAGCCGGGCGCGATCACCGATAAAGCGGGACGCAAATGTGCCCCGCACGTCAATGTCTGGATCGTCGCCCGTGGCATCAATATCGGGCTCAACACGCGGCTCTACTTCTCGGATGAAGAGGCCGCCAATGCCGCTGACCCCGTGCTCAATCTGATCGAGCAGCCGGTGCGGCGGTCGACCCTGATCGCTGAGCGCAGCGAGCGCGCCGGCAAGGTCGTGTACTCCTTCACGATCAATCTACAGGGGCCCGAGGAGACTGTGTTCTTCGACGTGTAA
- the pcaH gene encoding protocatechuate 3,4-dioxygenase subunit beta, giving the protein MIAQAARIAAAQDATRLNRPEPFTPPLGDGGFFQRDRSIHPPAHAPGYKSSVLRSPRQSLLSLENSISEITGPVFGHNDLGPLDNDLIRNYAKDGDPIGERIIVHGRVMDETGRGVPNTLVEFWQANAGGRYRHKKDTYLAPVDPNFGGCGRALTDDSGYYYFRTIKPGPYPWRNYVNSWRPAHIHFSVFGSGFAQRLITQMYFEGDPLIPVCPILTTIPDKDAIDRLVAPLDLNASTPFDSLTYRFDIVLRGARSTYFENRPEGN; this is encoded by the coding sequence ATGATCGCCCAGGCCGCTCGTATCGCAGCCGCGCAGGACGCCACCCGCCTCAACCGCCCCGAGCCGTTCACGCCGCCGCTTGGCGATGGCGGCTTCTTCCAGCGCGACCGTTCCATCCATCCGCCGGCGCACGCACCCGGCTACAAATCCTCGGTGCTGCGCTCGCCACGCCAGTCGCTGCTCTCGCTGGAGAACTCGATCTCGGAGATCACCGGCCCGGTGTTCGGTCACAACGACCTTGGGCCGCTCGATAACGACCTGATCCGCAACTACGCCAAGGACGGCGATCCGATCGGCGAGCGCATCATCGTGCACGGCCGGGTAATGGACGAAACCGGCCGCGGCGTGCCGAACACGCTGGTCGAGTTCTGGCAGGCCAATGCCGGCGGCCGCTACCGGCACAAGAAGGACACCTATCTGGCGCCGGTCGATCCGAACTTCGGCGGCTGTGGCCGCGCGCTGACCGACGACAGCGGCTACTACTACTTCCGCACCATCAAGCCCGGCCCCTATCCTTGGCGCAACTACGTCAATAGCTGGCGCCCGGCGCACATCCACTTCTCGGTGTTCGGATCGGGCTTCGCGCAGCGGCTGATCACCCAGATGTATTTCGAGGGCGATCCCCTGATCCCGGTCTGCCCGATCCTCACGACGATCCCGGACAAGGACGCGATCGACCGTCTCGTCGCCCCGCTCGATCTCAATGCCAGTACGCCGTTCGACTCACTCACCTACCGCTTCGACATCGTGCTGCGCGGAGCGCGCTCCACCTATTTCGAAAATCGCCCGGAAGGAAACTAA
- a CDS encoding LysR family transcriptional regulator, whose translation MYCMKEIDHLALDGHSLSLFLAVLEEGSVTAAATRLGLTQSAVSHGLKKLRRIAGDPLFAKSGRGIVATAHAQALAAKARALIDEMRSFAGGVTFEPKAAHLSLTIAANDFQRDLLLPRFFGHVAAQVKSLNLRVIPSQSPSPAMLRENRCDLLISPLPPSGIDIVQKRLLRDHYVCYYDRTARSAPATRNAYLAARHVTVVYTDNERLDFDRRLAANGFHRDIAISVPSFSGVPSFLHGSDMLASMPSLLADGLMRDFAHVHIPLASRARTLAELPMFMVWHQRYQKDPAHRWIRSQLETVATTAAGA comes from the coding sequence ATGTATTGCATGAAGGAAATCGATCATTTGGCCCTCGACGGCCACTCGCTGTCGCTGTTCCTCGCCGTGCTGGAAGAAGGTTCGGTGACGGCGGCCGCGACCCGGCTCGGCCTCACCCAATCCGCGGTCAGCCATGGGCTGAAAAAGCTGCGGCGCATCGCCGGCGATCCCCTGTTCGCCAAATCCGGCCGCGGCATCGTCGCTACCGCGCACGCCCAGGCACTGGCCGCCAAGGCGCGCGCACTGATCGATGAGATGCGGAGCTTTGCCGGCGGCGTCACTTTCGAGCCGAAAGCTGCGCACCTGTCGCTGACGATCGCCGCCAATGATTTCCAGCGCGACCTGTTGCTGCCGCGCTTCTTCGGTCATGTCGCAGCCCAGGTAAAGAGCCTGAATCTGCGCGTGATCCCCTCGCAATCACCCTCGCCTGCCATGTTGCGCGAGAACCGTTGCGACCTCCTGATCAGCCCGCTGCCGCCGTCCGGCATCGACATCGTGCAGAAGCGCCTGCTCAGAGATCACTACGTCTGCTACTACGACCGAACTGCGCGTTCGGCGCCGGCGACGCGCAATGCCTATCTGGCCGCACGCCACGTCACCGTGGTCTATACCGACAACGAGCGGCTCGACTTCGACCGTAGGCTTGCAGCAAACGGCTTCCACCGTGACATCGCGATATCAGTACCGAGCTTCTCCGGCGTGCCGTCTTTCCTGCACGGCTCCGACATGCTGGCGAGCATGCCCAGCCTGCTTGCGGACGGCCTGATGCGCGACTTCGCGCATGTGCACATTCCGCTCGCCTCGCGCGCAAGGACGCTCGCCGAGCTGCCGATGTTCATGGTCTGGCACCAGCGTTACCAGAAGGATCCGGCTCATCGCTGGATCCGCAGCCAGCTCGAGACGGTCGCCACGACCGCCGCGGGGGCATGA
- the pncB gene encoding nicotinate phosphoribosyltransferase: MTVTDIASRTYNHSWRLDPIVRSLLDTDFYKLLMLQMIREFYPDQRVTFSVINRSRHVRLAEIIDEGELRAQLDHARTIRFTKKELIWLAGNTFYGKTHMFSADFIRWLAEFRLPEYELRKVEGQYELHFHGPWTHTTMWEIPALAILNELRSRAAIKGRGRFELDVLYARAKAKLWTKVERLRQLENLRLSDFGTRRRHGFLWQRWCVEAVKEGLGQSFIGTSNVLLAMDNDLEAIGTNAHELPMVAAALAKDDEELRFAPYRVLDQWRQTYGGNLLIALPDAFGTKAFLRDAPEWVADWTGFRPDSAPPIQAGEEIIKWWEKKGRNPRDKLLVFSDAMDVGSIEETYHHFSGRVRLSFGWGTNLTNDFVGCPPDGSVNLDPISLVCKVSSVDGQPAVKLSDNPEKATGMPSEIERYLRVFGDAGRVRKAVLV; encoded by the coding sequence ATGACCGTGACCGATATTGCGAGCCGAACCTATAATCACAGCTGGCGGCTGGACCCGATCGTCCGCAGCCTGCTCGATACCGACTTCTACAAGCTGTTGATGTTACAGATGATTCGGGAATTCTACCCGGATCAGAGGGTGACATTTTCGGTCATCAACCGCTCGCGCCATGTGCGCCTTGCCGAGATCATCGACGAGGGCGAGCTGCGCGCCCAGCTCGACCACGCCCGCACCATCCGCTTCACCAAGAAGGAGCTGATCTGGCTTGCCGGTAACACCTTCTACGGCAAGACCCACATGTTCTCGGCCGACTTCATCCGCTGGCTCGCCGAATTCCGCTTGCCCGAATACGAGCTGCGCAAGGTCGAGGGCCAGTACGAATTGCACTTCCACGGACCCTGGACCCACACCACGATGTGGGAGATCCCGGCGCTCGCGATCCTCAACGAGCTGCGCTCGCGCGCGGCGATCAAGGGCCGCGGCCGTTTCGAGCTCGACGTGCTCTATGCACGCGCCAAGGCCAAGCTGTGGACCAAGGTGGAGCGGCTGCGCCAACTCGAAAACCTGAGGCTGTCCGACTTCGGCACGCGCCGCCGCCACGGCTTCCTCTGGCAGCGCTGGTGCGTGGAGGCGGTGAAGGAAGGGCTCGGGCAATCCTTCATCGGCACCTCCAACGTCCTGCTCGCCATGGACAATGATCTCGAGGCGATCGGTACCAATGCGCACGAGCTGCCGATGGTGGCGGCCGCGCTCGCCAAGGACGACGAGGAGTTGCGCTTCGCGCCCTATCGCGTTCTCGACCAGTGGCGCCAGACCTATGGCGGCAACCTTCTGATCGCGCTGCCCGACGCTTTCGGCACCAAAGCCTTCCTGCGCGATGCGCCGGAGTGGGTTGCCGACTGGACCGGCTTCCGCCCGGACAGCGCGCCGCCGATCCAGGCCGGCGAAGAGATCATCAAATGGTGGGAGAAGAAGGGCCGCAATCCCAGGGACAAGCTGCTCGTCTTTTCCGACGCGATGGATGTCGGCTCGATCGAGGAGACCTATCATCACTTCTCAGGCCGGGTGCGCCTTTCCTTCGGCTGGGGCACCAACCTCACCAATGATTTCGTCGGCTGCCCGCCGGACGGCTCGGTCAATCTCGATCCGATCTCGCTGGTCTGCAAGGTGTCGTCGGTCGATGGACAACCGGCCGTCAAGCTCTCCGACAATCCGGAGAAGGCCACCGGCATGCCGTCCGAGATCGAACGGTATTTGCGCGTCTTCGGCGACGCCGGTCGCGTGCGCAAGGCCGTGCTGGTCTGA